One window from the genome of Nicotiana tomentosiformis chromosome 5, ASM39032v3, whole genome shotgun sequence encodes:
- the LOC104098324 gene encoding glucosamine inositolphosphorylceramide transferase 1-like, whose translation MGSSPIVISGSSAHRTTRPNNNKNKNNNDPCVSSSAFVFLIGSFIILGSICGLYVRFLMTPNVHAGLSAIGCKEDDEGSWSIGVFYGDSPFSLKPIEDMNIWRNKSAAWPVANPVITCASASVAGFSSNFVADPFLYVQGDVLYMFFETKNSITMQGDIGVARSTDKGASWEQLGIALDEDWHLSYPYVFDYNGNIYMMPEGRAKGQLRLYRAVKFPMEWTLEKIIMKKPLVDSFIIPHDGKYWLFGSDHRGIGTEYNGQLEIWYSTSPLGPWKPHKKNPIYNADKSMGARNGGRPFLFDGYLYRVGQDDGETYGRRIRLFKVEVLTTNVFKEVEVPLGLKASIKGRNAWNGARSHHLDVQRLSSGEWIGVMDGDRVPSGDASRRFNLGCASVLGVAALVILFGMLLGAVRGLVPLSWCPHDFGKRSDASLDWEQSNLISSRMRLFCSHLNRASSSLRTRIKPNTCSGSSVLALTFLVIVVLMCTGVKYIYGGSGAHEAYPLHGQYSQFTLLTMTYDARLWNLKMYVEHYSRCSSVREIVVVWNKGQPPELSEFDSAVPVRIRVEEKNSLNNRFKVDASIKTRSVLELDDDIMMPCDDVERGFKVWREHPERIVGFYPRLANGSPLKYRAESHARKHNGYNMILTGAAFIDSKMAFEMYWSKEAAAGRETVDNLFNCEDVLLNFLYANTSSSKTVEYVKPAWAIDTSKFSGVAISGNTQTHYALRSSCLEKFSEMYGSISNRKSEFNRRMDGWDV comes from the exons ATGGGTTCAAGCCCAATTGTAATTTCCGGGTCCTCAGCCCACAGGACGACCCgacccaacaacaacaagaacaagaacaaCAACGATCCATGTGTTAGCTCTTCAGCTTTTGTGTTTTTAATTGGTTCATTCAtcattttgggttcaatttgtggGCTTTATGTTCGGTTTTTGATGACCCCAAATGTCCACGCTGGACTCTCCGCCATTGGATGTAAAGAGGATGATGAGGGTTCATGGTCCATTGGTGTTTTTTATGGTGATTCCCCTTTTTCCCTCAAGCCCATTGAAGAT ATGAATATATGGAGGAATAAGAGTGCGGCATGGCCAGTAGCCAATCCTGTTATCACCTGTGCTTCAGCCTCTGTGGCTGGTTTTTCCAGCAATTTTGTCGCTGACCCCTTTCTTTATGTTCAG GGAGATGTCCTTTATATGTTCTTTGAAACAAAGAATTCAATAACAATGCAAGGGGATATTGGAGTTGCAAGAAGTACTGATAAGGGAGCATCATGGGAGCAGTTAGGTATCGCTTTGGATGAAGACTGGCATCTGTCCTATCCTTATGTCTTTGACTATAATGGCAAT ATCTATATGATGCCTGAGGGCAGAGCAAAAGGACAACTTCGTCTTTATCGAGCTGTAAAATTTCCCATGGAATGGACACTGGAAAAGATCATAATGAAAAAGCCTCTTGTTGATTCATTTATAATTCCACATGATGGGAAATACTGGCTTTTTGGTTCTGATCATAGAGGTATTGGTACAGAGTATAATGGTCAGTTGGAGATCTGGTACAGCACCTCACCACTTGGTCCTTGGAAACCACATAAGAAAAATCCTATCTATAACGCAGATAAGAGCATGGGAGCCCGAAATGGAGGTAGACCCTTTTTATTTGATGGTTATCTTTATCGTGTTGGCCAAGATGATGGTGAAACATATGGAcggagaatacgtctcttcaaAGTAGAAGTTTTAACCACTAATGTGTTCAAAGAAGTTGAAGTCCCATTGGGCCTTAAAGCCTCAATTAAGGGACGAAATGCCTGGAATGGCGCCCGCAGCCATCACCTTGATGTGCAGCGACTAAGCTCTGGAGAGTGGATTGGAGTAATGGATGGGGACCGAGTGCCTTCGGGAGATGCAAGTCGACGGTTTAATTTAGGCTGTGCATCAGTTTTAGGTGTTGCAGCCCTGGTTATATTGTTTGGTATGTTACTTGGAGCTGTTAGAGGTTTAGTTCCACTAAGTTGGTGCCCACACGATTTTGGAAAGAGGAGTGATGCATCGTTGGATTGGGAACAGTCAAACTTAATTTCTTCTAGAATGAGACTATTCTGCAGCCACTTGAATAGAGCAAGCTCATCTCTCCGTACCAGAATAAAACCAAACACTTGCAGTGGAAGCTCGGTTCTAGCTTTAACATTTTTAGTAATAGTGGTGTTAATGTGTACTGGAGTTAAATACATATATGGAGGCAGTGGCGCACATGAAGCTTACCCCTTGCATGGTCAGTATTCTCAGTTCACTTTATTAACAATGACCTATGATGCTCGGCTTTGGAATCTTAAAATGTATGTCGAGCATTACTCAAGGTGCTCTTCAGTGCGTGAGATTGTTGTTGTGTGGAACAAAGGACAACCTCCAGAATTGAGTGAGTTTGATTCTGCAGTTCCGGTGAGGATTAGAGTAGAGGAAAAAAACTCACTGAATAATCGATTCAAGGTTGACGCTTCCATAAAGACAAGATCTGTTCTTGAGCTCGACGATGACATTATGATGCCCTGTGATGACGTTGAGCGAGGATTTAAGGTATGGCGTGAGCATCCTGAACGAATTGTAGGTTTTTACCCCCGACTAGCAAATGGAAGCCCGTTGAAATACAGGGCTGAGAGTCATGCTCGGAAGCACAATGGATATAATATGATTCTAACTGGAGCGGCCTTCATTGATAGTAAAATGGCTTTTGAAATGTATTGGAGCAAAGAGGCTGCAGCTGGTAGGGAAACAGTGGACAATCTTTTTAATTGCGAGGATGTGCTGTTGAACTTCTTGTATGCGAACACAAGCTCTTCAAAGACAGTCGAATATGTGAAACCCGCATGGGCAATTGATACTTCAAAGTTTTCTGGTGTAGCAATTAGTGGGAATACGCAAACTCACTATGCCCTTCGAAGTAGTTGCCTTGAGAAGTTCTCTGAAATGTATGGGAGCATAAGCAATCGGAAGTCAGAGTTTAACCGCCGAATGGATGGTTGGGATGTATAG